From a region of the Cucumis sativus cultivar 9930 chromosome 6, Cucumber_9930_V3, whole genome shotgun sequence genome:
- the LOC101217715 gene encoding aconitate hydratase — translation MATENPFNSILKTLENHEGGVFGKYYSLPALNDPRIERLPYSIRILLESAIRNCDEFAVKAKDVEKIIDWENTSPKLVEIPFKPARVLLQDFTGVPAVVDLACMRDAMNRLGGDSNKINPLVPVDLVIDHSVQVDVAKTENAVQANMELEFKRNRERFGFLKWGSSAFHNMLVVPPGSGIVHQVNLEYLGRVVFNTNGLLYPDSVVGTDSHTTMIDGLGVAGWGVGGIEAEAAMLGQPMSMVLPGVVGFKLVGKLRNGVTATDLVLTVTQMLRKHGVVGKFVEFYGEGMGELSLADRATIANMSPEYGATMGFFPVDHVTLQYLKLTGRKDETISMIESYLRANKMFVDYTEPQVERVYSSHIELNLSDVEPCISGPKRPHDRVPLKEMKADWHACLDNRVGFKGFAIPKEAQVKVAEFNFHGSPAQLRHGDVVIAAITSCTNTSNPSVMLGAALVAKKACELGLEVKPWIKTSLAPGSGVVTKYLAKSGLQKYLNQLGFNIVGYGCTTCIGNSGDIDESVASAITENDIVAAAVLSGNRNFEGRVHPLTRANYLASPPLVVAYALAGTVDIDFESEPIGVGKDGKEVFFRDIWPTSEEVAEVVHSNVLPDMFRATYQAITEGNATWNLLSVPEGTLYSWDPTSTYIHEPPYFKDMSMSPPGPHGVKNAYCLLNFGDSITTDHISPAGSIHKDSPAAKYLLERGVDRRDFNSYGSRRGNDEIMARGTFANIRIVNKLLKGEVGPKTIHIPSGEKLSVFDAAMRYKSEGQDTIILAGAEYGSGSSRDWAAKGPMLLGVKAVIAKSFERIHRSNLVGMGIVPLCFKAGEDADSLGLTGHERFTIDLPSNVGEIRPGQDVAVVTDTGKSFSCILRFDTEVELAYFDHGGILQYVIRNLIHSKH, via the exons ATGG CGACGGAGAACCCTTTCAATAGCATCTTGAAGACCCTTGAGAATCATGAAGGGGGTGTGTTTGGAAAGTACTATAGCTTGCCCGCTTTGAACGATCCTAGAATCG AAAGGCTCCCATACTCCATTCGGATACTTCTCGAGTCTGCCATTCGAAACTGCGATGAGTTCGCCGTTAAGGCTAAGGATGTCGAGAAGATTATTGATTGGGAGAACACTTCTCCCAAACTGGTTGAAATTCCTTTCAAACCTGCTAGAGTGCTGCTTCAG GATTTTACTGGTGTGCCTGCTGTTGTTGATCTTGCTTGCATGCGAGATGCAATGAACAGGCTCGGTGGTGATTCCAACAAGATCAATCCGTTG GTTCCAGTAGATCTTGTCATTGACCACTCAGTTCAGGTCGATGTGGCAAAAACTGAAAATGCAGTACAGGCAAATATGGAACTTGAATTTAAACGAAACAGGGAAAGATTTGGCTTTCTGAAATGGGGATCGAGTGCTTTCCATAACATGCTTGTCGTACCTCCAGGATCTGGTATAGTTCACCAG GTTAATCTGGAATACCTTGGCCGAGTGGTATTCAACACAAATGGTTTGCTTTACCCTGATAGTGTTGTGGGAACTGATTCACACACAACTATGATTGACGGATTGGGTGTTGCTGGTTGGGGTGTTGGTGGGATAGAAGCAGAAGCTGCAATGCTTGGACAG CCAATGAGCATGGTCTTGCCTGGCGTTGTTGGTTTTAAATTAGTTGGAAAGCTGAGAAATGGTGTAACAGCTACAGACTTGGTTTTGACTGTGACTCAAATGCTCAGGAAGCATGGTGTTGTTGGCAAGTTTGTGGAGTTTTATG GGGAAGGTATGGGTGAACTATCTTTGGCTGACCGGGCCACAATTGCCAACATGTCCCCTGAATATGGTGCAACAATGGGCTTCTTTCCTGTGGATCATGTCACCCTGCAGTATCTAAAACTGACtggaagaaaagatgaaaCG ATTTCTATGATAGAATCTTACCTGCGGGCAAATAAGATGTTTGTAGACTACACTGAG CCTCAAGTTGAAAGAGTGTACTCCTCTCATATAGAACTGAATCTTTCTGATGTCGAACCATGCATATCAGGTCCAAAAAG ACCACACGATCGAGTTCCcttgaaagagatgaaagctGATTGGCATGCATGCCTTGACAATAGAGTTGGATTCAAG gGTTTTGCCATACCAAAGGAAGCTCAAGTAAAGGTTGCAGAGTTCAATTTTCACGGATCCCCAGCTCAGCTTAGGCATGGGGATGTTGTAATTGCAGCTATCACTAGCTGCACAAATACCTCAAACCCAAGTGTTATGCTTGGAGCTGCTTTGGTGGCTAAAAAGGCTTGTGAGCTTGGGCTAGAG GTTAAGCCCTGGATTAAAACAAGTCTTGCTCCAGGCTCTGGGGTGGTGACGAAATATTTGGCGAAGAG TGGCTTGCAAAAGTATCTTAATCAGCTAGGATTCAATATAGTTGGCTATGGATGTACTACTTGCATTGGCAATTCAGGAGATATTGATGAATCCGTTGCTTCTGCAATAACCGAAAATG ACATAGTTGCTGCAGCCGTACTGTCTGGAAATAGGAATTTTGAGGGTCGTGTACACCCTTTGACGAGGGCCAACTACCTTGCTTCTCCTCCTCTTGTTGTTGCCTATGCTCTTGCTGGCACA GTGGATATCGATTTCGAAAGTGAGCCTATTGGGGTGGGAAAGGATGGAAAGGAAGTATTCTTTAGGGACATTTGGCCAACTAGCGAAGAAGTTGCTGAA GTTGTACACTCAAATGTGTTGCCTGACATGTTTCGTGCCACATACCAAGCGATCACGGAAGGGAATGCAACTTGGAATCTTTTATCAGTTCCTGAAGGAACACTCTACTCCTGGGACCCAACATCGACATACATTCACGAGCCTCCATATTTCAAAGATATGAGCATGTCTCCTCCGGGGCCTCATGGGGTCAAAAACGCATACTGCTTGCTCAATTTTGGTGATAGTATTACAACTGATCACATCTCACCTGCTGGTAGCATCCATAAAGACAGTCCTGCTGCCAAGTACCTTCTCGAACGTGGGGTTGATAGAAGAGATTTCAACTCTTACGGAAGTCGCCGTGGTAATGATGAGATCATGGCACGTGGCACTTTTGCCAACATTCGCATAGTCAATAAACTATTGAAGGGGGAAGTTGGACCCAAGACAATTCACATTCCCAGTGGGGAAAAACTTTCAGTTTTTGATGCTGCAATG AGATACAAGAGTGAGGGGCAAGATACAATCATTCTTGCCGGTGCCGAGTATGGAAGCGGAAGTTCTCGTGATTGGGCTGCCAAGGGGCCAATGCTTCTG GGTGTCAAAGCAGTTATAGCAAAGAGCTTTGAACGTATACACCGCAGCAACTTGGTCGGTATGGGTATCGTTCCTCTATGTTTCAAGGCTGGGGAGGATGCCGATTCTCTGGGATTGACTGGGCATGAACGATTCACCATTGATCTTCCAAGCAATGTGGGTGAAATCAGGCCTGGTCAGGATGTGGCTGTGGTGACAGACACTGGAAAGTCTTTCAGTTGCATTCTAAGATTCGACACAGAG GTGGAACTGGCATACTTCGATCATGGTGGAATTCTGCAGTATGTCATCAGGAATTTGATTCACTCAAAGCACTAA